Genomic DNA from Candidatus Babeliales bacterium:
GAAATGTCCTTCAGCAAATTATCCAAAAACTTGCCAATAATCGTCTTGCGATAGCCACGAAGCTTTTGATCAAGCTTTAAGCCTGGGTCGGCAAAAATAATCGTGTTACGAATGACAGTCAAATTTTCAAAGTCAGCAGCACTCTTGGCACGACGCGGACCTTGCTGTTTGTCTAATGTACCACAAGCAATCGTAGTAATTTCATTTTTTCCTGGATGAAAAACAATCATATACGGATCTTCGGCACACGTTTTAAAAAAACAAAACTGTTGATCTAGCGTTTGAAACTGCTTTCTTGACTCTTCGGACAAGGTACGTCCGGCCATGAGTGCCTCAATATCATAAGCAGAAAGTGTACCCATAAATAACACGGCCGACATGACCAAAATATTTCTCATATTCATAAATAATCCACCGTAAAAATAACAAACTGACCCACAACAAAGTAAATGCCCACAAGCATTTTGCATCGATCATAGTGTATGCAAACAATAATATTTTTCAAGCAAATGCTTGTAGCAAACACATAATAAGCAAGCTTAGAAAGGCAAAAACAGGGTAAACCAATAAGATGGCAGCCCACTTAACATAGGCATAATGCTGACAGGCCATGAAAAGACCGACAGTCAAAAGTGGGTACAGCGCAATTTGAACGTAAAACAAAACCCGCTCTGCCAACGCCAACAGCAGCTCACGCCAGGCATCGTGCGCAAGCAAAGCTCGATACAGACACAAACGTTGCATGAGCACAAAAAGCGATGGCTGTTCGTGCTGCATTGAAAGTCGCAGAAATAAGCTGGGCAAAGCAAGAACTTCGTTTACCAATTTCTTTTGTTCGTTTGAAGCAGCGACAAAAAGTTCGCCGTCACAAAGCGTTATCTCCTGATTTTGGTAATCAAGTTGAAAGGTGGGCGCTGTAATAAGCTTTTCAAGCGAGCCGTTGGGATTGCGGTAGACAAGCAGCAGGTCTTTGCCGAAGGCTCCCGTCTGCCCTGAGTCCAAAAAACCAACATAACAAAAAAGATGCTCTTCAAGCATGAGCCAGCTGGCCGTAATGCGGCCCGAAACACCACCCTTAAATGTTTCTTTTCTAAACGTCTCAGCCCGGTCAACAGCCGTGAGCACACCAACTTCATACAGCGGCACCGCCAACGTCAGCAAGATAAAGCCCGCACTTAAAAAAAGCGTAAGCACCCGCGCCCTGCCCGCACCAAGCAACTGCAGCGTTTGCCACTCACCGCGCTGCCATAGCTCGCGCAGCAACAAACACGTGGCAAGCCAGCAGGCAACCGGCCACATGCGCGCAAAGGTGGGTACCATGTTGAGAGCGGTAAAGTAAGCAACCTGCCAAAACGTTGCCTGTTGCACACGCACAAGCTTTTCGAAAAATTCGAGAAAGTTGTAAAGCAGCGACAAAACAAAACTGATGCTCAAAAAAGCTGTAAAGAACCGTTTGTAAAAGTAGCGAATAAAAACCATTGGTTGTAAAAACTACTTTTGTTGCTCGCCTGGCTGATAATTGATCAATGATTCTGGCGTAATCAAGCCGCACGAAACCAACGTTTTTACCGCCTCTTCAAAGGTGATATTGGTATGAATCAAATCGCTTTCAGGCAAAATGAAAAAATACCCGGTTGTTGGATTTGGAGAGTTAGGCATAAAAACTTTATAGAAACGCTCATCGGGCGTTTTTTTCAAGTGATTAGGAATAATTTTTTGATAACTGTCATCTGCCGGTTCAAGTAAAAAAGCCAAATGATAATTGCCCGGACGTGGGTACGTAATCAGCACCACTTCACGAGACTTTACATTACCTTTTTTAGACATTCTAAAGAAATCTACCAACATTTTTGCTGAAGAATAGACAATGCGAATAAAAGGTATCTTAACAATTAAACGCTCAAAATAATGCACCACACTGTGCACAATAACAATCTTAAGCACAAAACCAAGTAACAAAATAAAGACGGTAACAACAATAAATTCTGAACCGTACATGCGATGGAAACTCTCTGGCCCAAATTCACGCAATGGCTCAAGAAGTCTAAATGCAAAATCATAAGTAAATTTAATAACAAATACCGTAAGCGCAATAGGAATAATCGTAAATAAACCGTTCAAAAAAAGCGATCTAAAAAATGATCCAATATCGTGTAACTTTTTAACAATTTTCATAAATATTCTCCTCATTAGAAAGCGCCTGCTGCAAGTTGGCAGCCAAGCTTTGAGCAACACTCAGCGCTCGATCATTAGTTGGGGCTTCTGTCATAACACGCAATAAATTTTCGGTCCCTGAATAACGTACTAAAATACGGCCTTTTTGCAACTCTTGCTCATGCTTAGCAATAATTTGAGCAAAAGGCTGGTCGGTAAGATCGTGCTTACGCTGAACCGGCACGTTTACCAGCACCTGCGGATATTTTTCAGTTGAAACCATATCCCAGTTTTGGGTTGATAGCATTGACTCCAAAATTTTAAGCGCTACAAAAATGCCATCACCAGTGCGAGAATAATCTTTAACAATAATGTGCCCAGACGTTTCGCCACCCAGCAAAATGTCGCACTCTTCCATTTTTGCTGAAACATATTTGTCACCAACCGACGTGCGAATCAGCTCTACACCTGCCTGATTAATTGACTGCTCAAAGCCACTGTTGGTCATAACCGTACCCACTACATGCTTGGAAAGAGCGTAGCGCGGCAAGCGCAACAGTAAACTCAGTGCATCGTCGCCATCTTTAACCTCGCCCAGCCGATTAACGGCAATCACGCGGTCGCCATCACCATCAAAAGCAAAGCCGGCATGCGCCTTGTGCGCAACCACCGCAGCTTGAAGGTTTTCTGGATGCAGAGCGCCGCAGTTGTTATTGATGTTGGTCCCGTTGGGGCTGACATTGAGCACCACCACGTTGGCACCAAAGCTTTCAAAAATCATGGGCGCCAGTTGGTAGGTAGCCCCGTGGGCACAATCTAAAACTATTGTGGTACCAGCCAAAAAGTTTTCAGGGAAAAAAGTTGCCATTAGTTTGCCATATTCAGCACCTGCGCCTGCCCACACGGCACGCTCTTGCACATCTGCAGGCAACTCTTCAGGCTCACTCATGGCCATAAAATTATCTACAATATCCTGCTCGTCAAGCTTGGTTAACTTGCACGCACGCGCATCAAAAATTTTTAAACCATTGTCATAATGCGGATTGTGAGAAGCAGAAATCATTAAACCACAATCAAAAGCCTGATCGTGATTAATCAGTTGAAACACCGCTGGAGTTGGTATCACGCCAGCATCAATAACGCTAATGCCCGCTTGCTCAAGGCCCGCCCACACCGCTTGTTTAATCCGCGGGCACGATTCACGCGTATCGCTTGCCAGCAAAAGTTGCGGTGTTGGCTTTGCATATTTTTTTATAGCCCACAGCCCCAGGGCTTTGCCAAATTTTTGCAAGGCGCTGGCAGTGAACGGATACTGATTTGCACGGCCACGAATGCCATCGGTACCAAAAGTAATCAAATGTTTCACTCTGATGATTCCTTTTTTGTAATATTAAAAAATAACTGCTTAGGGAAGTTTTTTTGAACGATTTTCTTAATCGTACCGATTATGTTATAATAAAACAAGACTTCAGTCGTAACAAGCGAGGTAATTATGAGCTTTTGGTTTTTGGTGTCATGCTTTTTTATAGGCATTGCCGTTTCTTCCTCAGTCGGCCCTATTTTTATTTGGACTTTTAACCGCGGCGCCCGCCATGGTTTTTTTCAAGCATTTCCCATCGCGCTGGGCGCAGCACTGGTTGACGGTATTTATTTTTCTTTGGGCCTGCTTGGCGGTCTCAAACTACTTGAAACTTCGCGCAATATTCTTTTGGGTATGGACATTATTGGCGGTATCATTTTGGTAGTGCTTGGCGCGCGGACCATTATGGAACACCAGAAACAAATTCAAAATATCCAAGTCAGCGGCTTTTTTAAATCAGTCAGCAAATCATTTTTAGTCACGCTCTTCAATCCCTTTACTGCCCTTTTTTTTATGTTTGTCAGCGTTCAACTGCTCCCTGCGGGCATGCTCAGCCTTTCAACCTGGCAGGTTGCCATGGGCAGCACCATGGTCTTTGGCGGTTCATTATGCATTCTTTCAACGGTCGGCTTAATTGCCAGCTACGTGGGCAATGCCATTAGCCACCGGGCCTTGCGCCTGGTTTCTTTGTGCACCGGTACCCTCTTTTTAATTGCCGGTGTTTATTTATTGTGTGACTTTGTACTGACTATGATTAAGATTATCCGGGCTTTGTAAGCGGACGTCGCCTGAAGGCTATGCCCCCCAAAAACCACCTATTTTCCCCAATCTAGCAAACCGCAAGAAATGCTTTATTTTACGCTATTATCTTGCATTGATTTGACATTGTTTCAGCACATGAGAAAATTAACCCATTGAATCAGTGTTATTAGTCTAGCCTTGGGGGATTTTTCATGAAACGCTTTTTATCACTTTCTCTTATCGCTCTTTCGCTCACAGCACCGGCACAGGCCGCCATGGAACCAAAATCATTAAAACAGCTGGCTTTTGATGCAATCAAACCAACTTTAGGCACCATAGATCTTACGCAATCACCAACAGCTGCTGATAACTACGCTCTTAAGATAATTTGTAATGAAAATCTCTTGCCATCGCTCAATTTAAGACTCAAGTTTTATGAGCAAAATAATCTACTAAAAACTCAAAGTTTTGCACCCCCGTGCGTTACTTTGGCAGGCTTTCTCTATGATGCAACATTCTCGCATGTAACCATGCTCAATCCCAACACGTTCTTTGCCATCCAGCACGGCGCCAATAGATTAGACTTCGCCGGCCGAATGATAATGTTTTATCGCGGTATCAAAAAATGGAGAACTATTGATACAGACTGCCAAGCCTCCGGCATTACCGTTCTTGACCCTCAAACTATTGCCGTTATCAATTCATCAAATACCGTGAAAATATTTACTTACGCTCAAAGAAGCGACATTGAGTGCACCCGTCTCGACCGTCCTACTATTTTGCTCGCACAATATGGCTTGGAAGACACCAGTTATGGTCCATTTCGATATTGCTCGCGCTGGAATTACCAAACCGATCCAGAGACCGCTACGCTTCACGAACAAAGTGTCAGAGTCCATGAAGAAGTGCCGGGAGCTAACGACTACCCATCAGATGAACATCCGCTTTATAATGAAGCACTTTGTGCCAACTATTCTGAAAAAACTCGCGTAATCATGCTTGATAAAAACACGCTTGTTACCAACTATGACCAAGAACCTCTAAAGGTACACACATTCCCCACTCCCCTTGAACTTGCGCTCATCATCAAACTGCGCACCATAAGCGCTTCCGGAATTCACCAGATTTCTATGCATCCAGAATGGCAAGAAGTTTTTGAAAAGCTTATGCCGCAATTCAAAGAAGAATTTGAGCATCTTGAAATTGTCAACGAGATCGATTACTTACGAGATCCTATTTTTATCAAAAATGCCTACTTTCTTACACCAAATTTTCCAGACGTCATACCTGAAAATCTTATTTTACCAGCTCTTTTGGACGATACCCAAAGCTATCAACCAGCCAACTCAAGATCGTTAGACCAAGCTTATGAGCCAAAACGGGAACACCCAGAATCTCGCCAAGACTTTAAAGAAGGCTCTAAGCGACGACGCAGATAGAAAATAAACGAATACGGGGCGTAGCTCTCAGGCAGCCCCCAAATCACTCAAAAACGCCACTTTTTAGGTCTTAGACTGCTTACCCAAATACCCCCTTTTTGACTTTTTTTTGAGGCCCACCCCTCAAATTCTTGAAAAATCCCCACTTTTGCAGGTTTTAAAAAATTGTCCATTTGACATTGTTTCACAAATCTATACAATAATACTATGTAAAATTGTAATTATATGTGCGCCATTTCTGGAGGTTATGATCATGAAACGTTTTTTATCAACTTTATTGCTCATTCTTGCACTCGGCCTGCCAACGGCAAACCCTGCCGCAAGTTCAAGCAGCTCAGAACCAAGTATCCCTGTTGGCCTTCAATCCGTCAGCATGCCAAGGCTTATTTGGTTCGCCAGTTCAGGACATATTGAAGAACTTAGAAAGATTCTGCCGGGGCTTTCAGCAGAACAAATCAACAATACTTTTTTTGATGATCGCAATGCTTTGATGTGGGCCGCTCAGCATGGCCATACTGCCTGCTTACAAGCCCTCATCGAAAAAGGTGCCAACGTCAATGCTGCCAACAACTTCGGCAACACCCCCCTGCATTCGGCCGCACTAAATGGCCATCTTAACTGCCTACAAGAACTCATCAACAAAGGTGCCAATGTCAATGCTGCCAACAACTTCGGTAACACCCCCCTGCATTCGGCCGCACA
This window encodes:
- a CDS encoding DUF502 domain-containing protein; the encoded protein is MKIVKKLHDIGSFFRSLFLNGLFTIIPIALTVFVIKFTYDFAFRLLEPLREFGPESFHRMYGSEFIVVTVFILLLGFVLKIVIVHSVVHYFERLIVKIPFIRIVYSSAKMLVDFFRMSKKGNVKSREVVLITYPRPGNYHLAFLLEPADDSYQKIIPNHLKKTPDERFYKVFMPNSPNPTTGYFFILPESDLIHTNITFEEAVKTLVSCGLITPESLINYQPGEQQK
- a CDS encoding LysE family transporter produces the protein MSFWFLVSCFFIGIAVSSSVGPIFIWTFNRGARHGFFQAFPIALGAALVDGIYFSLGLLGGLKLLETSRNILLGMDIIGGIILVVLGARTIMEHQKQIQNIQVSGFFKSVSKSFLVTLFNPFTALFFMFVSVQLLPAGMLSLSTWQVAMGSTMVFGGSLCILSTVGLIASYVGNAISHRALRLVSLCTGTLFLIAGVYLLCDFVLTMIKIIRAL
- a CDS encoding LptF/LptG family permease; this translates as MVFIRYFYKRFFTAFLSISFVLSLLYNFLEFFEKLVRVQQATFWQVAYFTALNMVPTFARMWPVACWLATCLLLRELWQRGEWQTLQLLGAGRARVLTLFLSAGFILLTLAVPLYEVGVLTAVDRAETFRKETFKGGVSGRITASWLMLEEHLFCYVGFLDSGQTGAFGKDLLLVYRNPNGSLEKLITAPTFQLDYQNQEITLCDGELFVAASNEQKKLVNEVLALPSLFLRLSMQHEQPSLFVLMQRLCLYRALLAHDAWRELLLALAERVLFYVQIALYPLLTVGLFMACQHYAYVKWAAILLVYPVFAFLSLLIMCLLQAFA
- a CDS encoding ankyrin repeat domain-containing protein, which produces MKRFLSTLLLILALGLPTANPAASSSSSEPSIPVGLQSVSMPRLIWFASSGHIEELRKILPGLSAEQINNTFFDDRNALMWAAQHGHTACLQALIEKGANVNAANNFGNTPLHSAALNGHLNCLQELINKGANVNAANNFGNTPLHSAAHDGHLNCLQALIEKGADVNAATINGTTPLHFAAKYGHLNCLQELITRGANVNAAPTTGPYQGVTPLHSATQHGHLNCLQELITRGANVNAAPTTGPY